Proteins co-encoded in one Triplophysa dalaica isolate WHDGS20190420 chromosome 16, ASM1584641v1, whole genome shotgun sequence genomic window:
- the neurl1b gene encoding E3 ubiquitin-protein ligase NEURL1B isoform X2: MGNTTPKPLLDASRQHRPVASRQYCTITNSGGERRTSAPPISIDTPRFHPHAKGKNIRLDAQLRRATRKNSFCNGITFSQRPVRLYEKVRLRLSGIHTGWSGALRFGFTSLDPSELALVDIPKYACPDLVTRPGNWAKALPERLAMRDNVLAFWADRHGRVFYSINDGEPILFHCGLSVACPLWAIIDIYGITQEVTLLESTFAESVATGCLSTARLSAYLPQSNHDSANYSNNQLETNQAAAAKFATLQLSSYNQLNPCCSASSTASSSNASTTQRAARGLSSPLDTDLHFHPVRGPDVVLSNDRTVACTHFLDSSRTLMFSDRPVRMGETLYVEVGHLGLPYFGALLFGMTSCDPGTLNAGELPADPEVLLDRKEYWVVYRGFPVPTAGDVLSFTLLANGEVHHGVNGGARGRLLCVDSSQVLWAFFTLHGAVNRLRILGTIQSSPSSCSSASQGSTPDDSDSDLAFSVNRSSSASESSLVTAPSSPLSPPVSPTLSSSDAPQSNKINECTVCFDHEVDTVIYTCGHMCLCNDCGLRLKRQINACCPICRRPIKDVIKTYRP; the protein is encoded by the exons ATGGGGAATACAACACCCAAACCATTATTAG ATGCCAGTCGACAGCACCGCCCAGTGGCCAGCAGGCAGTATTGCACTATTACCAACAGTGGAGGGGAGCGCCGCACATCTGCCCCACCGATCAGCATCGATACGCCCCGTTTTCACCCCCACGCCAAGGGAAAGAACATTCGGTTGGACGCCCAACTGCGACGGGCCACGCGGAAGAACAGCTTCTGCAATGGCATCACCTTCAGCCAGCGACCCGTGCGTTTGTACGAGAAGGTGCGTTTGCGCCTGTCGGGAATTCACACGGGCTGGAGCGGGGCTCTTCGCTTCGGTTTCACAAGCCTAGACCCCAGCGAGCTTGCCCTGGTGGACATCCCCAAGTATGCTTGTCCCGACCTGGTGACGCGGCCTGGAAACTGGGCCAAGGCGCTGCCCGAGAGGCTGGCCATGCGGGACAATGTTCTGGCCTTCTGGGCTGACCGCCACGGCCGGGTCTTCTACAGCATCAACGACGGGGAGCCCATTCTCTTCCACTGCGGTCTGAGTGTTGCCTGCCCGCTCTGGGCAATCATTGATATCTATGGAATCACACAGGAGGTTACACTGCTGG AGAGCACGTTTGCTGAGAGCGTGGCCACGGGGTGTCTGAGTACCGCTCGACTCAGTGCCTATCTTCCCCAGAGCAACCACGACTCGGCCAATTACAGCAACAACCAGCTTGAGACCAACCAGGCCGCCGCCGCCAAGTTCGCCACATTGCAACTCAGCAGCTACAACCAGCTCAACCCATGCTGCTCTGCCTCTTCTACTGCCTCATCATCCAACGCCTCCACCACCCAGAGAGCAGCCAGAGGGCTGTCCTCACCCCTCGATACAGACCTGCATTTTCATCCTGTCCGAGGTCCGGACGTCGTGCTCTCCAACGACCGCACGGTGGCTTGCACGCACTTTCTGGACAGCAGCAGGACGTTGATGTTTAGCGACAGGCCTGTCCGTATGGGCGAGACGCTGTACGTGGAGGTGGGCCATCTCGGCTTGCCGTACTTTGGGGCACTTCTGTTCGGTATGACCTCGTGCGATCCGGGCACCCTCAATGCTGGCGAGCTTCCAGCCGAcccggaagtgcttctggaccgtAAGGAGTACTGGGTGGTGTACAGGGGCTTTCCCGTTCCGACAGCGGGCGACGTGCTCAGCTTTACCCTTCTGGCCAACGGCGAGGTACATCACGGGGTTAACGGAGGGGCACGTGGCCGTCTATTGTGCGTGGACTCCTCTCAGGTTCTGTGGGCTTTCTTCACGCTGCATGGGGCCGTGAACCGACTCAGGATATTAG GAACAATTCAGTCCAGCCCATCCAGCTGCTCATCGGCATCTCAGGGATCAACACCTGATGACAGCGACTCTGACCTGGCCTTCAGTGTCAACAGATCCTCATCGGCGTCTGAATCTTCTCTAG TGACGGCCCCCAGCTCTCCTCTCAGTCCACCGGTCTCACCGACCCTCTCCTCATCAGACGCACCCCAGAGCAACAAGATCAATGAGTGTACCGTGTGCTTTGATCATGAGGTGGATACCGTCATCTACACGTGTGGACACATGTGTCTGTGTAATGACTGCGGGCTGAGGCTCAAGAGACAGATTAATGCTTGCTGCCCCATCTGTCGCAGACCCATAAAGGACGTCATCAAAACGTACAGGCCATGA
- the neurl1b gene encoding E3 ubiquitin-protein ligase NEURL1B isoform X1, translating into MLVTILASMGNNESSARIFSEAAAKRRLMCQNTVPQDASRQHRPVASRQYCTITNSGGERRTSAPPISIDTPRFHPHAKGKNIRLDAQLRRATRKNSFCNGITFSQRPVRLYEKVRLRLSGIHTGWSGALRFGFTSLDPSELALVDIPKYACPDLVTRPGNWAKALPERLAMRDNVLAFWADRHGRVFYSINDGEPILFHCGLSVACPLWAIIDIYGITQEVTLLESTFAESVATGCLSTARLSAYLPQSNHDSANYSNNQLETNQAAAAKFATLQLSSYNQLNPCCSASSTASSSNASTTQRAARGLSSPLDTDLHFHPVRGPDVVLSNDRTVACTHFLDSSRTLMFSDRPVRMGETLYVEVGHLGLPYFGALLFGMTSCDPGTLNAGELPADPEVLLDRKEYWVVYRGFPVPTAGDVLSFTLLANGEVHHGVNGGARGRLLCVDSSQVLWAFFTLHGAVNRLRILGTIQSSPSSCSSASQGSTPDDSDSDLAFSVNRSSSASESSLVTAPSSPLSPPVSPTLSSSDAPQSNKINECTVCFDHEVDTVIYTCGHMCLCNDCGLRLKRQINACCPICRRPIKDVIKTYRP; encoded by the exons ATGTTAGTTACAATATTAGCTTCGATGGGGAATAACGAATCCTCCGCACGGATTTTCTCTGAAGCGGCAGCCAAGAGGAGATTAATGTGTCAAAACACGGTTCCGCAAG ATGCCAGTCGACAGCACCGCCCAGTGGCCAGCAGGCAGTATTGCACTATTACCAACAGTGGAGGGGAGCGCCGCACATCTGCCCCACCGATCAGCATCGATACGCCCCGTTTTCACCCCCACGCCAAGGGAAAGAACATTCGGTTGGACGCCCAACTGCGACGGGCCACGCGGAAGAACAGCTTCTGCAATGGCATCACCTTCAGCCAGCGACCCGTGCGTTTGTACGAGAAGGTGCGTTTGCGCCTGTCGGGAATTCACACGGGCTGGAGCGGGGCTCTTCGCTTCGGTTTCACAAGCCTAGACCCCAGCGAGCTTGCCCTGGTGGACATCCCCAAGTATGCTTGTCCCGACCTGGTGACGCGGCCTGGAAACTGGGCCAAGGCGCTGCCCGAGAGGCTGGCCATGCGGGACAATGTTCTGGCCTTCTGGGCTGACCGCCACGGCCGGGTCTTCTACAGCATCAACGACGGGGAGCCCATTCTCTTCCACTGCGGTCTGAGTGTTGCCTGCCCGCTCTGGGCAATCATTGATATCTATGGAATCACACAGGAGGTTACACTGCTGG AGAGCACGTTTGCTGAGAGCGTGGCCACGGGGTGTCTGAGTACCGCTCGACTCAGTGCCTATCTTCCCCAGAGCAACCACGACTCGGCCAATTACAGCAACAACCAGCTTGAGACCAACCAGGCCGCCGCCGCCAAGTTCGCCACATTGCAACTCAGCAGCTACAACCAGCTCAACCCATGCTGCTCTGCCTCTTCTACTGCCTCATCATCCAACGCCTCCACCACCCAGAGAGCAGCCAGAGGGCTGTCCTCACCCCTCGATACAGACCTGCATTTTCATCCTGTCCGAGGTCCGGACGTCGTGCTCTCCAACGACCGCACGGTGGCTTGCACGCACTTTCTGGACAGCAGCAGGACGTTGATGTTTAGCGACAGGCCTGTCCGTATGGGCGAGACGCTGTACGTGGAGGTGGGCCATCTCGGCTTGCCGTACTTTGGGGCACTTCTGTTCGGTATGACCTCGTGCGATCCGGGCACCCTCAATGCTGGCGAGCTTCCAGCCGAcccggaagtgcttctggaccgtAAGGAGTACTGGGTGGTGTACAGGGGCTTTCCCGTTCCGACAGCGGGCGACGTGCTCAGCTTTACCCTTCTGGCCAACGGCGAGGTACATCACGGGGTTAACGGAGGGGCACGTGGCCGTCTATTGTGCGTGGACTCCTCTCAGGTTCTGTGGGCTTTCTTCACGCTGCATGGGGCCGTGAACCGACTCAGGATATTAG GAACAATTCAGTCCAGCCCATCCAGCTGCTCATCGGCATCTCAGGGATCAACACCTGATGACAGCGACTCTGACCTGGCCTTCAGTGTCAACAGATCCTCATCGGCGTCTGAATCTTCTCTAG TGACGGCCCCCAGCTCTCCTCTCAGTCCACCGGTCTCACCGACCCTCTCCTCATCAGACGCACCCCAGAGCAACAAGATCAATGAGTGTACCGTGTGCTTTGATCATGAGGTGGATACCGTCATCTACACGTGTGGACACATGTGTCTGTGTAATGACTGCGGGCTGAGGCTCAAGAGACAGATTAATGCTTGCTGCCCCATCTGTCGCAGACCCATAAAGGACGTCATCAAAACGTACAGGCCATGA